In the Helianthus annuus cultivar XRQ/B chromosome 11, HanXRQr2.0-SUNRISE, whole genome shotgun sequence genome, one interval contains:
- the LOC110908567 gene encoding uncharacterized protein LOC110908567, which translates to MAPGLFACFRKHSATSDINKTEQTSTEELTAEELKRGGPVVVELFSSQGCATSPEAELLFSRLGRGDFNLEVPVVLLAYHVDYWDFNGWKDLFGSSQWTVRQKMYVESLNLDTMFTPQVVVQGRSHCIGNDEDAMLGCIAGAPRYPPPAFHATFQRPTPESLQVTLKGTLRAKLDDQGADVMVALYESGLVTDCKNGDNKGRVIANDFVVRKLSKIWSLKNHPPKKTLTGTIDFGLWDGFNSVKCGIVVFVQQHGTHHIFGSQRIQLPVDL; encoded by the exons ATGGCACCCGGTCTTTTCGCGTGCTTTCGTAAACACTCTGCAACATCAGACATCAACAAAACAGAACAAACTTCGACAGAGGAGCTTACGGCGGAGGAGTTGAAGCGCGGGGGACCGGTGGTGGTGGAGTTATTCTCGTCGCAGGGATGCGCGACATCGCCTGAGGCGGAGCTTTTGTTTTCGAGATTAGGGAGGGGGGATTTTAATTTAGAGGTGCCGGTGGTGTTGTTGGCGTATCATGTGGATTATTGGGATTTTAATGGGTGGAAAGATTTGTTTGGGTCGAGCCAGTGGACGGTTAGGCAGAAGATGTATGTGGAGTCGTTGAATCTTGACACTATGTTTACGCCTCAGGTGGTGGTTCAGGGGAGATCGCATTGTATTGGAAATGATGAGGATGCGATGTTGGGTTGTATCGCTGGCGCACCTAGATACCCTCCGCCTGCGTTCCAC GCAACATTCCAGAGGCCTACACCAGAATCTTTGCAAGTCACTCTAAAAGGAACACTAAGGGCCAAACTTGACGACCAAGGAGCTGATGTCATGGTGGCACTATATGAGAGCGGGCTCGTAACCGACTGCAAGAATGGCGACAACAAAGGGCGAGTCATAGCCAACGATTTTGTGGTGAGAAAGCTTTCAAAGATCTGGTCCCTCAAGAACCACCCTCCTAAGAAGACATTAACCGGAACTATAGATTTTGGCTTATGGGACGGTTTCAACAGCGTGAAATGTGGGATCGTTGTGTTCGTGCAGCAACATGGTACACATCATATATTTGGTTCGCAGCGGATTCAACTACCTGTAGATCTTTAA
- the LOC110908574 gene encoding uncharacterized protein LOC110908574 gives MASKRSLFLVTLATIAISGALTQVKAYSSSYCGIGSRCEHQTLYCPSECPSSESNDPDAKVCRIDCYSPKCKAECKHRKPNCNSPGSACYDPRFIGGDGIVFYFHGKVNEHFALISDSNLQINGRFIGHRPAGRSRDFTWIQSLGLLFNSHTFSLEATKSATWDGEIDHLKFAYDGEEISLPIGGLSTWKSREEEIKVERTSGLNSVMVTIPGVVEILANVVPVTAEDDRIHGYNVPSDDCFAHLEVQFRFAGLSDGVEGVLGRTYQPDFKNPAKPGVAMAVVGGEDKYKTSSLLAADCANCVFDSSNVVGNEKQMVTLDCSAKGLFQGNGIVCKK, from the exons atgGCAAGCAAAAGAAGTTTGTTTCTTGTCACTTTGGCAACAATTGCTATTTCTGGTGCACTCACACAAGTCAAAGCTTATTCAAGCTCGTACTGTGGCATAGGGTCCCGTTGCGAGCACCAAACCCTTTATTGCCCTTCGGAGTGCCCCTCTAGTGAGTCCAATGATCCTGACGCTAAAGTTTGCCGCATCGACTGCTATTCTCCAAAATGCAAAGCCGAATGCAAAC ACCGCAAACCAAACTGTAACAGCCCGGGATCAGCATGCTACGACCCACGATTCATCGGTGGAGACGGCATTGTCTTCTACTTTCACGGCAAGGTCAACGAGCATTTCGCCTTGATCTCCGACTCCAACCTCCAAATCAACGGCCGATTCATCGGCCACAGGCCCGCAGGCCGATCCAGGGACTTCACCTGGATCCAATCTCTTGGGCTCCTCTTCAACTCCCACACTTTCTCTCTAGAAGCAACCAAATCCGCCACATGGGACGGCGAAATCGACCACCTTAAATTCGCATACGACGGAGAAGAGATCTCTCTACCCATCGGCGGGCTTTCCACGTGGAAGTCACGTGAGGAAGAAATAAAAGTGGAGAGAACTTCCGGTTTGAACAGTGTGATGGTAACTATTCCTGGAGTTGTGGAGATTTTGGCAAATGTGGTTCCTGTGACCGCTGAAGATGACCGAATTCACGGTTACAATGTTCCATCCGATGATTGCTTTGCTCATTTGGAAGTTCAGTTCAGGTTTGCTGGACTTTCTGACGGCGTTGAAGGCGTGTTGGGGAGGACGTATCAGCCGGATTTCAAGAACCCGGCGAAACCTGGGGTGGCAATGGCGGTTGTGGGAGGCGAAGACAAGTATAAAACTAGCTCGTTGTTGGCTGCGGATTGCGCAAACTGCGTGTTTGATTCGAGTAATGTTGTAGGGAATGAGAAGCAGATGGTTACGTTGGATTGTTCTGCTAAAGGGTTGTTCCAAGGAAATGGGATTGTTTGCAAGAAATGA
- the LOC110908555 gene encoding vesicle-associated protein 4-1 → MSVSNHHRSNSDGKQRRLFPFWQSSTNNLQFQSNNSNGNGVVSTGRSSNKLSSVAKSLLPARRRLRLDPANNLYFPYEPGKQVRSAVRIKNHSSSHVAFKFQTTAPKSCYMRPPGGVLAPGESLIATVFKFVEQPDKNEKQLDQRSKVKFKIMSLKVKEGTDFVPELFDEQKDEVVVERILRVIFINADRPTPALEKLKHQLAEAEAELELRLRRKPQVDTGPKVVGQGLVIDEWKERREKYLARQQVEAVDLM, encoded by the exons ATGTCTGTATCTAATCACCATCGTTCAAATTCCGACGGAAAGCAACGGCGGTTATTTCCGTTTTGGCAATCGTCGACAAATAATCTTCAATTTCAGAGTAACAATAGCAACGGAAACGGTGTCGTATCGACTGGCCGTTCTTCAAATAAGTTGTCATCGGTGGCGAAATCTCTTCTGCCAGCTAGGCGACGGCTCCGGCTTGATCCGGCTAACAATCTCTACTTTCCGT ATGAGCCTGGTAAACAGGTGAGAAGCGCTGTTCGGATCAAGAATCATAGCAGTTCTCATGTTGCTTTTAAG TTTCAAACCACCGCACCTAAGAGCTGTTATATGCGACCTCCTGGTGGCGTTCTGGCTCCTGGGGAAAGCCTCATTGCTACAG TTTTTAAGTTTGTTGAGCAACCGGACAAGAACGAAAAACAATTGGACCAAAGGAGCAAGGTGAAGTTCAAGATCATGAGCCTCAAGGTGAAAGAAGGAACAGACTTTGTGCCTGAATTG TTTGATGAACAAAAGGATGAAGTAGTTGTTGAGCGGATTTTGCGTGTTATTTTCATAAATGCGGATCGCCCTACCCCA GCATTGGAAAAACTGAAACATCAGCTGGCTGAAGCCGAAGCTGAATTAGAATTACGGTTACGGAGAAAACCTCAAGTGGATACTGGTCCAAAAGTTGTGGGCCAAGGGCTTGTTATTGACGAGTGG AAAGAACGAAGGGAGAAATACCTTGCTCGACAACAGGTGGAGGCTGTAGATTTGATGTGA